One genomic window of Hydra vulgaris chromosome 03, alternate assembly HydraT2T_AEP includes the following:
- the LOC136078662 gene encoding 52 kDa repressor of the inhibitor of the protein kinase-like, with the protein MRNNKTIDAEHLRLVKKEEQYWQQILKRLMALVRVLSMQNLAFRGTHEKLNTAGYRNFLKFVEFLALFDALMDEHLRKIKDNETHVHYLAKYIQNELIHLLFNAIKQKVLTSARDAKYFSIIIDCTPDSGHVEQLTMIIRFLDVISNPENGIAATASIKEHFLDFVPLKEITGAGMAETIIKQLGKMSLSIENIKLLCKLNLLVF; encoded by the coding sequence ATGcgaaacaataaaacaattgatGCCGAACATTTGCGtcttgttaaaaaagaagaacaGTATTGGCAGCAAATCTTGAAACGGCTGATGGCTTTAGTTAGAGTTCTTAGTATGCAAAATCTTGCTTTTCGTGGAACACATGAGAAACTGAACACAGCTGGTTACAGAAACTTTCTGAAGTTTGTGGAATTTTTAGCTTTGTTTGACGCACTTATGGATGAGCATCTTCGAAAGATTAAAGACAATGAAACACATGTACATTACCTAGCCAAATACATACAAAATGAATTGATTCATCTTTTATTCAATGCAATCAAACAAAAAGTTCTAACATCTGCTCGTGATGCTaagtatttttcaataattatagATTGCACACCTGATTCTGGTCATGTTGAACAACTGACTATGATCATTCGCTTTTTGGATGTGATTTCAAATCCAGAAAATGGAATTGCAGCAACAGCATCTATAAAGGAACATTTCTTAGATTTTGTGCCTCTAAAGGAGATAACTGGTGCTGGTATGGCTGAAACTATCATTAAGCAATTAGGCAAGATGTCTTTATCTattgaaaacataaaattgTTATGCAAACTCAATTTGCTAGTGTTTTAA